In Bradysia coprophila strain Holo2 unplaced genomic scaffold, BU_Bcop_v1 contig_350, whole genome shotgun sequence, a genomic segment contains:
- the LOC119081106 gene encoding uncharacterized protein LOC119081106: MIAVKSSLPSERIVVPGTEHVEVVFVKLNLPTGIIYLACVYIPSGSTIDKYNSYADALRRFFDFIRCGVNDSIFVMGDFNMTDVVWSPDAEMRYALLPGAVNSSGDSDVIYSLLRAGLSQVNSVKNKSGSFLDLVFTSDPSNVLVRKADIPLSKVDRDYHYPIECTFDIPGLDDVLPESEALYYDYKNADFHGLSCFFANADWERAFSHGASVDDAVEAFDAVFREGCERFVPRLVKRSTNRPPWYTDAISNLKNRMNRAFKRFKNFSSSSVPPPELKLKFLALRKEFQEKQSHAYDAYIRRLQFDLTEDPRKFWKFVDSKKKTKGLPASMFLGDEKAEGPEGVCALFSRFFRSVYVPDESPSSAFGVNKMEEVYSYVLTDSEVLAALRGIDVCKGNGPDDVSPLVIKNCAESLLSPLSRIFNFSLGSSVFPARWKSSYLTPIHKSGSRSDVSNYRGIAILATLGKLFESLVCKRMADDLSHKVSIKQHGFLKGRSTTTNLLEFVTRALHVIESKSQVDAVYTDIQKAFDQVRHSFLIQKLGELGIQPCLLNWIESYLRRRFQFVRVMGHVSESFEVTSGLPQGSHLGPLLFILYFDDVTKILVKADCGVFADDLKLYHAVSSLADAVDLQKDIDAFEAWCHENRMAVNVSKCKVMSFYRVLEPVDFAYSIGGAVLTRVSQMVDLGVLLDTQLTFKPHVGVKVAKAYSMLGFLKRLCAEFADVRCLTSLYSAHVRSHLEYASVVWSPSSEELSSVIESVQKSFVLYALRRTVRRNLNYELPPYDERRKVLRLERLSIRRKHLRVFFLYDVLEGRVNAPRLTEIFRSHLYVPEHSYGMRRFDVFRLPCHRTSYGHNEPVAATCREFEKFIDVYRTSNSREIFRYRVKSSTL; encoded by the coding sequence ATGATCGCGGTTAAGTCGTCTCTTCCGAGCGAAAGAATTGTTGTTCCTGGCACGGAACATGTTGAGGTTGTATTTGTCAAGCTCAACCTCCCAACTGGAATCATATATTTGGCGTGTGTTTACATACCTTCGGGTTCAACGATCGACAAGTATAATTCTTATGCCGATGCTCTGCGTCGTTTCTTCGACTTTATCCGTTGTGGTGTCAATGATTCCATTTTTGTGATGGGCGACTTCAATATGACGGATGTTGTCTGGTCTCCAGATGCTGAAATGAGATATGCGCTGCTACCTGGAGCTGTTAATTCGAGTGGCGATAGCGACGTTATTTACTCGCTCCTACGCGCTGGCCTATCGCAGGTCAACAGTGTCAAGAACAAGTCTGGCAGTTTTTTGGATTTGGTTTTCACATCTGATCCGTCGAATGTTCTTGTGCGCAAAGCTGATATTCCGTTAAGCAAAGTGGACCGTGATTATCACTACCCGATCGAATGTACTTTCGATATCCCTGGACTCGATGACGTTCTACCGGAGAGTGAAGCGCTTTATTACGATTACAAGAATGCTGATTTTCACGGTCTCAGTTGCTTTTTCGCCAACGCGGACTGGGAAAGAGCCTTTTCCCATGGTGCGAGTGTTGATGATGCTGTGGAAGCATTCGACGCTGTCTTTCGAGAAGGATGTGAACGGTTTGTGCCAAGGCTGGTGAAGAGGTCAACCAATCGTCCTCCGTGGTATACTGATGCCATTTCTAATTTGAAGAACAGGATGAACAGGGCGTTTAAGCGGTTTAAGAATTTTTCTAGTTCGAGCGTCCCTCCGCCTGAGTTGAAGTTAAAGTTCTTAGCTTTGAGGAAGGAATTCCAAGAGAAGCAGAGCCATGCTTATGATGCTTATATTCGTAGGCTCCAGTTCGATCTTACTGAAGACCCGCGGAAATTCTGGAAATTTGTTGACTCTAAGAAAAAGACTAAGGGCCTCCCTGCCTCAATGTTTTTGGGCGATGAAAAGGCTGAGGGTCCTGAAGGCGTCTGTGCTCTCTTCAGTCGGTTCTTTCGATCAGTTTACGTTCCAGACGAGAGTCCGTCATCGGCTTTTGGTGTTAACAAGATGGAGGAAGTGTACAGTTACGTACTAACTGATTCGGAAGTCCTCGCAGCTCTTCGAGGTATTGATGTGTGTAAGGGAAACGGACCTGATGACGTGTCACCGCTAGTGATTAAAAATTGTGCGGAGTCACTACTTTCTCCTCTTTCTCgcattttcaacttttccctTGGCTCGAGTGTATTTCCGGCTCGATGGAAGTCGTCTTATTTGACACCGATTCACAAGAGCGGCTCTAGGAGCGATGTTTCAAATTATAGGGGTATTGCCATACTTGCTACCCTAGGTAAGCTGTTTGAATCTTTAGTTTGCAAACGAATGGCTGATGACTTGAGCCATAAGGTTTCCATTAAGCAGCATGGGTTTCTGAAGGGTCGCTCCACCACCACTAATCTTTTGGAGTTTGTTACCAGGGCGCTTCATGTCATTGAGTCTAAGTCACAAGTTGATGCTGTGTATACCGATATTCAGAAAGCTTTTGACCAGGTCCGTCACAGCTTCCTTATTCAAAAGCTTGGTGAATTGGGGATCCAACCGTGCCTGTTGAACTGGATTGAGTCTTATCTACGTCGCCGTTTCCAATTCGTCAGAGTAATGGGTCATGTGTCAGAGTCATTTGAAGTCACTTCAGGGCTTCCTCAAGGTAGCCATCTTGGACCCCTTTTGTTCATTCTGTACTTTGACGATGTTACGAAAATCCTCGTGAAAGCCGACTGTGGAGTTTTTGCTGACGATCTTAAACTCTACCATGCGGTGAGTTCCCTCGCTGATGCCGTTGACCTCCAGAAGGACATAGATGCTTTCGAAGCATGGTGTCATGAGAATCGTATGGCTGTAAACGTGTCAAAGTGCAAGGTTATGTCCTTCTATAGGGTTTTGGAGCCCGTCGATTTTGCTTACTCAATTGGAGGTGCTGTTTTGACCAGGGTTTCTCAGATGGTGGATTTAGGTGTCTTGCTGGACACTCAACTTACTTTCAAGCCTCACGTTGGCGTTAAGGTTGCCAAAGCTTATTCCATGCTTGGTTTTCTTAAGCGACTGTGTGCCGAATTTGCGGATGTGAGGTGTCTCACCAGCCTCTATAGCGCCCATGTCCGGAGTCACCTCGAATACGCTTCGGTTGTCTGGTCTCCTTCTAGTGAAGAGCTTAGCAGCGTCATTGAGTCTGTCCAGAAGAGCTTCGTGTTGTATGCTCTTAGACGTACCGTCAGACGGAATCTGAATTATGAGCTTCCCCCGTATGATGAACGGCGTAAGGTTTTGAGACTTGAACGGCTATCCATTAGAAGGAAGCATCTTCgcgttttctttttatatgaCGTGCTTGAAGGCAGAGTCAATGCTCCAAGGCTGACGGAAATTTTCCGGTCGCATCTGTATGTGCCTGAACACTCGTACGGTATGCGTCGATTCGATGTCTTTCGCTTGCCTTGTCATAGGACGTCGTACGGTCACAATGAACCAGTCGCAGCAACTTGCagagaatttgaaaaatttatcgatGTGTATAGAACGAGTAACTCTCGTGAGATTTTTCGTTACAGGGTGAAATCTTCAACACTTTGA